A section of the Coriobacteriia bacterium genome encodes:
- a CDS encoding VCBS repeat-containing protein produces MTVPAREHAQPCTRSAVAAIACAAAFLVLCALPTEAAAFSLAGTGQSLGSIPNGVGSIAVGDMDSDGDADIVVASQSRGAIIEIYLNDGHGSFASTEDTFPVTSDPNPLWNFGIVLRDFDKDGRLDIATADAWRGVSVYTNSPGGDFSLSQTILVPAVNEVKGIDAADIDLDGDDDLVFGGHNGDPDRADRVYLNNGSGRFTDSGQRIGDDVTWDTVFGDLDNDGDPDYVSVNRYRENPAKVHINNGRGVFSNSAPLPTTQDDDSYDVKLADLDLDGLLEVVVADSFDPVHSSTSKIFRNGGAAGFELMEGLLSPAGSEAKSVDVVDLTNDGVPDIVLGNWNGGDDLCRGDGQGGFIRETLEGLPAQTVAIAAADFDGDGRIDVVTGDALSGTYTVHLNNEDSLARNAPPAPPSALHAASRDARVRLSWAPGSDSITPPNGLTYNVRVGTGPGKSDVVSGCAANGPGQVHVLFRDLRLPATGTFYWSVQTVDGSFARSTWSSEATFTMTRLARTSSSSIVSYGATYYFTGNLTSNSRPLAGQRVFLERSADGTFFYATTIAATTTATGTFSLSAKPTARTWYRARFSGTATHIGSVSTAAVVSVRAYVGTPVAPSAMYRTRYYPVYGYLKPRHTPGTYPMRIYKYRYVSGRWRSYGYVKAKAYDYSSYTKSKVLVKLPYGGRWRLRAYHPADSGHLASWSRGYDYVTVR; encoded by the coding sequence ATGACTGTGCCAGCCAGGGAGCACGCACAACCATGCACGCGATCGGCCGTAGCGGCGATCGCGTGTGCCGCCGCCTTCCTTGTCCTGTGCGCCCTCCCCACAGAGGCCGCCGCCTTCTCGCTTGCCGGTACGGGCCAGAGCCTGGGATCGATCCCTAACGGCGTAGGCTCTATCGCGGTTGGCGACATGGACTCCGACGGGGATGCAGACATTGTGGTCGCCTCCCAGAGTCGGGGAGCCATCATTGAAATCTATCTGAACGACGGACACGGTTCGTTCGCAAGTACGGAGGACACGTTCCCAGTGACAAGTGACCCAAACCCTCTCTGGAACTTCGGAATCGTTCTCCGGGATTTCGATAAGGACGGACGACTTGACATCGCGACGGCAGACGCATGGCGTGGTGTGAGCGTCTACACGAACTCCCCGGGAGGCGACTTCAGCCTGTCTCAGACAATCCTGGTTCCCGCTGTGAATGAAGTGAAAGGGATCGATGCCGCCGATATCGATCTTGACGGGGACGACGACCTTGTCTTCGGCGGCCACAACGGCGACCCCGATCGTGCCGACCGGGTCTACCTGAACAACGGGTCTGGTCGTTTCACTGACTCGGGCCAACGAATCGGCGACGATGTCACTTGGGACACCGTCTTCGGGGACCTCGACAACGATGGAGACCCCGACTACGTTTCCGTGAACCGATACCGCGAGAATCCGGCCAAGGTACACATCAACAACGGCAGGGGCGTGTTCTCTAACTCGGCACCTCTACCGACGACCCAGGACGACGACTCCTACGACGTCAAGCTGGCGGATCTGGATCTGGACGGCCTGCTTGAGGTAGTCGTCGCCGACTCATTCGATCCCGTGCATTCCTCTACGAGCAAGATCTTTCGGAACGGAGGCGCCGCCGGCTTCGAACTGATGGAAGGACTATTGAGTCCGGCGGGCTCCGAGGCGAAGAGCGTCGATGTCGTCGATCTCACCAACGATGGGGTTCCCGACATCGTCCTGGGCAACTGGAACGGGGGAGACGACCTGTGCCGAGGCGACGGTCAAGGCGGCTTCATCCGAGAGACGCTCGAAGGACTTCCCGCCCAGACTGTGGCGATCGCTGCCGCCGACTTCGACGGCGACGGCCGGATCGACGTCGTTACAGGTGATGCTCTCAGCGGGACCTACACGGTTCACCTGAACAATGAGGACTCCTTGGCACGCAACGCGCCTCCTGCTCCTCCGTCCGCTCTCCACGCTGCATCCCGCGACGCTAGGGTCCGCCTCTCCTGGGCACCCGGTTCCGACTCGATCACCCCCCCGAACGGCCTCACCTACAACGTCCGCGTGGGCACCGGCCCCGGGAAGAGCGATGTCGTTTCTGGTTGCGCGGCGAACGGGCCGGGACAGGTACACGTACTCTTTCGCGACCTGCGTCTTCCGGCGACGGGCACGTTCTACTGGAGCGTCCAGACCGTCGATGGGTCTTTCGCGCGATCGACTTGGTCGTCAGAAGCAACGTTCACGATGACGAGGCTAGCCCGGACTTCCTCCTCGTCGATCGTCAGCTATGGCGCCACCTACTACTTCACCGGCAACCTGACATCGAATTCGAGGCCACTGGCCGGGCAGCGGGTATTCCTCGAGAGGTCGGCCGACGGAACGTTCTTCTACGCGACCACCATCGCAGCCACCACGACAGCCACCGGCACCTTCTCCTTGAGCGCTAAGCCGACCGCAAGAACCTGGTACCGCGCGCGGTTCTCCGGTACGGCCACGCATATCGGCTCCGTGAGCACTGCGGCCGTAGTCTCCGTCAGAGCCTACGTGGGCACACCGGTCGCACCGTCGGCGATGTACCGCACGAGGTACTACCCGGTCTATGGCTACCTCAAACCGCGCCATACCCCGGGCACCTACCCGATGCGCATCTACAAGTACCGATACGTGTCGGGCAGATGGAGGAGCTACGGTTATGTGAAGGCCAAGGCGTACGACTACTCGTCCTACACGAAGTCCAAGGTCTTGGTGAAGTTGCCATACGGAGGCAGGTGGCGCCTACGGGCGTATCACCCCGCGGACAGCGGCCATCTCGCGAGCTGGTCGAGGGGCTACGATTACGTGACGGTGAGGTAG
- the neuB gene encoding N-acetylneuraminate synthase: MSDARKRTGSRVLVIAEAGVNHNGSLARALEMVDAAAEAGADAVKFQTFSAATLLTRIAPKAGYQVETTGDDESQYDMLERLELTESDHIALMARCSERHITFLSSPFDLEAIDLLDGLGVPMIKVPSGELTNLPYLRRVGELGCPVILSTGMATLDEVGAALHVLKADGLPSSAVTVLHCTTEYPTPMVEVNLRAMNTIRDAFGVRVGYSDHTRGTHVAVAAVALGAVMIEKHFTLDRTLPGPDHPASAEPEELAAMVAAIRDIEVALGTGVKVPSATEVRNAAVARKSIVAARRIRQGDVLVEADLAVKRPGTGISPMLLDEVVGTIARRDFDPDEPIEL, from the coding sequence ATGAGCGACGCCCGCAAGCGCACCGGCTCGCGCGTGCTCGTGATCGCCGAGGCCGGCGTCAACCACAACGGCTCGCTCGCTCGCGCGCTCGAGATGGTGGACGCGGCGGCCGAGGCCGGAGCGGACGCCGTGAAGTTCCAGACGTTTTCAGCGGCGACGCTGTTGACACGCATCGCGCCGAAGGCCGGCTACCAGGTCGAGACGACCGGGGACGACGAGTCGCAGTACGACATGCTCGAACGCCTCGAGCTCACCGAGTCCGACCACATCGCGCTCATGGCGAGGTGCTCGGAACGGCACATCACCTTCCTCTCGTCGCCGTTCGATCTCGAAGCGATCGATCTGCTCGACGGGCTCGGCGTGCCGATGATCAAGGTCCCGTCCGGCGAGCTCACGAACCTTCCGTACCTTCGGCGCGTCGGCGAGCTCGGCTGCCCGGTCATCCTCTCGACGGGGATGGCGACGCTCGACGAGGTCGGCGCGGCGCTCCACGTACTGAAGGCCGACGGCCTTCCCTCCTCCGCCGTGACGGTGCTTCACTGCACCACCGAGTACCCGACGCCGATGGTCGAGGTGAACCTGCGGGCGATGAACACCATCCGCGATGCCTTCGGCGTGCGGGTCGGGTACTCCGACCACACGCGTGGCACCCACGTCGCGGTGGCTGCGGTCGCCCTCGGCGCCGTGATGATCGAGAAGCACTTCACCCTCGACCGGACGCTGCCCGGCCCGGACCATCCGGCGAGCGCGGAGCCGGAGGAGCTCGCCGCGATGGTCGCGGCGATCCGCGACATCGAGGTCGCGCTAGGGACGGGCGTCAAGGTGCCTAGCGCGACGGAGGTGCGCAACGCCGCGGTGGCTCGCAAGAGCATCGTCGCCGCGCGGCGGATCCGCCAAGGTGACGTCCTCGTGGAAGCCGACCTGGCGGTGAAGAGGCCGGGGACGGGCATCAGCCCGATGCTGTTGGACGAGGTCGTCGGGACGATCGCGCGGCGCGACTTCGACCCGGACGAACCGATCGAGCTGTGA
- a CDS encoding acetyltransferase, producing MERIIVIGGGGHAKVVVDALRAGGVFEPLGVLDLPSRMGEEVLGVPVVGGDEDLPRLVAEGVSACVIALGSTGDPAARVRLFDLAKAAGCSLPVVVHPRAWVSPAATLEEGVFVAANASVGPGSVIGACAIVNTGAVVDHDCRVGRFAHIAPGAALSGMVEVGDRSHIGTGSAVKQGVRIGAGSVVGVGSTVVDDIDEGVIAYGNPCRPVWDRPTEGGSR from the coding sequence GTGGAGCGCATCATCGTCATCGGCGGAGGCGGCCACGCGAAGGTCGTCGTCGACGCGCTGCGCGCGGGCGGTGTCTTCGAGCCTCTCGGCGTGCTCGATCTGCCCTCACGTATGGGTGAGGAGGTGCTCGGCGTCCCGGTCGTCGGCGGCGACGAGGACCTACCGAGGCTGGTGGCCGAAGGCGTGAGCGCGTGCGTCATCGCCTTGGGATCGACCGGCGATCCGGCCGCGCGCGTGCGCCTGTTCGATCTTGCGAAAGCGGCCGGGTGCAGCCTGCCCGTGGTGGTGCATCCGCGCGCGTGGGTCTCGCCCGCTGCGACGCTAGAGGAAGGCGTCTTCGTCGCCGCGAACGCGTCGGTAGGTCCCGGCAGCGTCATCGGGGCGTGCGCGATCGTCAACACCGGCGCGGTCGTCGACCACGACTGCCGCGTCGGCCGGTTCGCCCACATTGCGCCGGGAGCCGCGCTCTCCGGCATGGTCGAGGTCGGGGACCGCAGTCACATCGGCACCGGCTCGGCCGTCAAGCAGGGCGTGCGCATCGGCGCGGGTTCGGTCGTCGGCGTCGGGAGCACCGTCGTCGACGATATCGACGAGGGCGTCATCGCCTACGGGAATCCCTGCCGCCCGGTGTGGGACCGCCCGACCGAGGGAGGTAGTCGATGA
- a CDS encoding DUF86 domain-containing protein, whose protein sequence is MSRDPLVFLDDILDSAGRIAEYLAGIDRDAFAGQPLLQDAVLRNLEVIGEAAKQLPDDIKAKIEGVEWRKMSGMRDVLIHEYFGVDLDIVWDAATVKVPLLAEAVRAYRA, encoded by the coding sequence TTGTCGCGTGATCCGCTCGTCTTCCTGGACGACATCCTCGATTCCGCCGGCAGGATCGCGGAGTACCTTGCCGGCATCGACCGCGATGCGTTCGCTGGCCAACCTCTGCTGCAGGACGCCGTCCTCCGGAATCTCGAGGTCATCGGTGAGGCCGCCAAGCAGCTGCCCGACGACATCAAGGCGAAGATCGAGGGTGTCGAGTGGCGCAAGATGTCCGGGATGCGCGACGTCCTCATACATGAGTACTTCGGGGTGGACCTGGACATCGTCTGGGATGCCGCGACGGTCAAAGTGCCACTCCTGGCGGAGGCGGTCCGCGCGTACCGCGCCTAG
- the neuC gene encoding UDP-N-acetylglucosamine 2-epimerase translates to MAERVCVVTGTRAEYGLFRPLLDALEADPAFDVLLVATGAHLSPAFGMTVDEILADGRRVDERVEMLLASDTEVGAAKSTGLGVIGFADAFARLAPDCVVLLGDRFETLSAAVAAHLARIPIAHLHGGELTEGAIDDAMRHAITKMSMLHFTSAEPYRRRVVQLGEEPDRVFAVGALGVDNALNVERLSREELESEIGFELGPCSAVVTFHPVTLSTSGETEFAALLSALERTCDLRLVFTRPNADPGNRGINRMLDSFLDANPDRSVAYASLGSVRYLSLLAQVDVVVGNSSSGVIEAPSFGVPTVDVGDRQRGRIAAASVFRCEADEDAILAAVERALTPAVRAAAKGVANPYGDGRAAQRITAVLRERLPSLRDTRKRFHDVAFDLPAEG, encoded by the coding sequence ATGGCCGAACGCGTCTGTGTGGTGACCGGCACCCGTGCCGAGTACGGGCTCTTCCGCCCGCTGCTCGACGCGCTCGAAGCCGATCCGGCGTTCGACGTCCTGCTCGTGGCGACCGGCGCGCACCTCTCGCCGGCCTTCGGCATGACCGTCGACGAGATCCTCGCGGACGGGCGAAGGGTCGACGAGCGGGTCGAGATGCTGCTCGCCAGCGACACCGAGGTGGGCGCCGCGAAGTCGACCGGCCTCGGCGTGATCGGTTTCGCCGACGCGTTCGCGCGCCTCGCTCCCGACTGCGTCGTGCTCCTGGGCGACCGCTTCGAGACGCTGTCGGCGGCCGTCGCCGCGCATCTCGCGCGCATCCCCATCGCGCACCTCCACGGCGGCGAACTCACCGAGGGAGCGATCGACGACGCGATGCGCCATGCGATCACGAAGATGAGCATGCTCCACTTCACCTCGGCCGAGCCGTACCGGCGCAGGGTCGTCCAGCTCGGCGAGGAGCCCGACCGCGTCTTCGCCGTCGGGGCGCTCGGAGTCGACAACGCGCTGAACGTGGAGCGCCTTTCCCGCGAGGAGCTCGAGAGCGAGATCGGGTTCGAGCTCGGACCGTGCAGCGCGGTCGTGACGTTCCACCCGGTGACGCTCTCCACGAGCGGAGAGACGGAGTTCGCGGCGCTGCTCTCGGCTCTCGAGCGCACTTGCGACCTCCGGCTCGTCTTCACGCGGCCGAACGCCGACCCCGGGAACCGCGGGATCAACCGGATGCTCGACTCCTTCCTCGACGCGAACCCCGACCGGTCCGTCGCCTACGCCTCTCTCGGCAGCGTGCGATACCTGTCGCTGCTCGCGCAGGTCGACGTCGTCGTCGGCAATTCGTCGAGCGGGGTCATCGAGGCGCCGTCCTTCGGCGTCCCCACCGTCGACGTCGGCGACCGCCAGCGCGGCCGCATCGCCGCCGCGAGCGTCTTCCGCTGCGAGGCGGACGAGGACGCGATCCTCGCCGCCGTCGAGCGCGCGCTCACCCCGGCGGTCCGCGCGGCGGCGAAGGGCGTGGCGAACCCGTACGGCGACGGCCGCGCGGCGCAGCGCATCACGGCGGTCCTGCGCGAGCGGCTCCCGTCGCTGCGCGACACGCGCAAGCGCTTCCACGACGTCGCATTCGACCTGCCCGCCGAGGGTTAG
- a CDS encoding NAD-dependent 4,6-dehydratase LegB: MDLRGKKVLVTGSDGFIGSHLTESLLAHGCDVRAFVFYNSFNSWGWLDTLDADTLRGLDVFAGDVRDPNGVREAMKGVDVVFHLAALIGIPFSYHSPDSYVDTNVRGTLNVLQAARDQGTARVVVTSTSEVYGTARYVPIDENHPLQGQSPYSASKIGADKMAESFFRSFDLPVVTARPFNTYGPRQSARAVIPTIVTQLLSGAKTIELGSLSPTRDLNYVADTCAGFIALAECDEAVGREVNIGNGKEISVGELAETLIAITGPGATVTTKDERLRPAKSEVERLLADTTLIRSLTSWEPKVTLREGLERTVEWFRDPANLGRYKWDLYNV, encoded by the coding sequence ATGGATCTGCGCGGCAAGAAGGTGCTCGTCACCGGCTCGGACGGCTTCATCGGGAGCCACCTCACGGAATCGCTCCTCGCGCACGGGTGTGACGTGCGCGCGTTCGTCTTCTACAACTCGTTCAACTCGTGGGGATGGCTCGACACGCTCGATGCGGACACGCTGCGCGGCCTCGACGTCTTCGCCGGAGACGTGCGCGATCCCAACGGCGTGCGCGAGGCGATGAAGGGCGTGGACGTCGTCTTCCATCTCGCTGCGCTCATCGGGATCCCGTTCTCGTACCACTCGCCCGACTCGTACGTCGACACCAACGTGCGCGGCACACTCAACGTGCTCCAGGCGGCGCGCGATCAAGGAACGGCCCGCGTCGTCGTCACCTCGACCTCGGAGGTCTACGGGACCGCGCGCTACGTTCCCATCGACGAGAACCACCCGCTGCAGGGGCAATCGCCGTACTCGGCGTCGAAGATCGGCGCCGACAAGATGGCCGAGTCCTTCTTCCGCAGCTTCGACCTGCCCGTCGTCACCGCGCGGCCGTTCAACACGTACGGCCCGCGCCAGTCGGCCCGCGCCGTCATCCCGACGATCGTCACGCAACTGCTCTCAGGGGCGAAGACGATCGAGCTCGGCTCGCTGAGCCCGACGCGCGACCTCAACTACGTCGCCGACACGTGCGCGGGCTTCATCGCCCTCGCCGAGTGCGACGAAGCCGTGGGGCGCGAGGTCAACATCGGCAACGGCAAGGAGATCTCCGTCGGTGAGCTCGCCGAGACGCTCATCGCGATCACGGGACCGGGCGCGACCGTCACGACGAAGGACGAGCGCCTGCGCCCCGCGAAGAGCGAGGTCGAGCGGCTGCTCGCCGACACGACGCTCATCCGCTCGCTCACGTCGTGGGAGCCGAAGGTCACGCTGCGCGAAGGGCTTGAGCGCACCGTGGAGTGGTTCCGCGACCCCGCGAACCTCGGCCGCTACAAGTGGGACCTCTACAATGTCTGA
- a CDS encoding nucleotidyltransferase family protein — MDSATDIIAAITGATPEYERRYGVLRLAVFGSMARGDALPDSDVDVLVEFERSSFDAYMDLKFGLEDLIGRRVDLVIASTLKPRIRDRILAEARFVA, encoded by the coding sequence ATGGATTCCGCGACCGACATCATAGCCGCGATCACCGGCGCCACGCCTGAGTACGAGCGGCGCTACGGCGTACTTCGTCTCGCGGTCTTCGGCTCGATGGCGAGGGGTGACGCGCTCCCGGATAGCGACGTTGACGTCCTCGTCGAGTTCGAGCGGTCGTCTTTCGACGCATACATGGACCTCAAGTTCGGTCTTGAGGACTTGATCGGCAGACGGGTCGACCTGGTGATCGCGAGCACGCTCAAGCCGCGCATCCGCGATCGCATCCTGGCGGAGGCCCGCTTTGTCGCGTGA
- a CDS encoding class I SAM-dependent methyltransferase gives MSGTGYDVEGFIASPESRPFDWVTREVVGDVAGKRLLHLQPHIGLDTLRFALAGAADVTGVDFSPRAVAAARSIAARLELPVRFVQADVAELPDDVPETAYDVVFTSYGTIMWLPDLDGWAQMIASRLAPGGVFHIIDVHPFLTVFDDVTTEPVLGVRYPYFSREPIRFEEHGSYTDREADFVADSYAWQHTFSEIVGSLLKHGLQIQRLQEYPVVPWKVLEFMEEDADGLWRMPAGIGDIPLMFSLTACRPTTTR, from the coding sequence ATGTCGGGCACCGGCTACGACGTCGAGGGGTTCATCGCCAGCCCGGAGTCTCGTCCCTTCGACTGGGTGACACGCGAGGTCGTGGGCGACGTTGCCGGCAAGAGGCTGCTTCACCTGCAGCCCCACATCGGACTCGACACACTGCGATTCGCTCTTGCTGGCGCGGCGGACGTTACGGGCGTGGACTTCTCGCCACGCGCCGTAGCAGCCGCGCGCTCGATCGCGGCTCGGCTTGAGCTGCCCGTGCGGTTCGTCCAGGCAGACGTCGCGGAGCTGCCCGATGACGTGCCTGAGACGGCGTACGACGTCGTGTTCACGTCGTATGGAACCATCATGTGGCTGCCCGACTTGGACGGATGGGCCCAGATGATCGCGTCTCGGCTTGCTCCGGGCGGGGTGTTCCACATCATCGACGTGCACCCGTTCCTGACGGTCTTTGATGACGTAACGACGGAACCAGTGCTTGGCGTGCGCTATCCGTACTTCTCGCGGGAGCCTATTCGATTCGAAGAGCACGGCAGCTACACGGACCGAGAGGCTGACTTCGTCGCAGACTCCTACGCATGGCAACACACGTTCTCGGAGATTGTCGGCTCACTACTGAAGCACGGCCTTCAGATCCAGCGGCTACAGGAGTATCCGGTGGTGCCGTGGAAGGTGCTTGAGTTCATGGAGGAGGACGCAGACGGACTGTGGAGGATGCCGGCGGGCATCGGTGACATTCCCCTGATGTTCTCGCTCACCGCATGCAGGCCAACGACGACGCGCTGA
- a CDS encoding HigA family addiction module antitoxin — MTVPKLKPVTPGELLREEFLVPMGLSQYRLAKEIGVPAQHIGEIVAGRRAITADTDLRLCRFFGLSNGYWLRAQAAYDTEVGAKPHTA, encoded by the coding sequence ATGACGGTGCCCAAGCTCAAGCCAGTGACCCCCGGCGAGCTCCTGCGCGAGGAGTTCCTGGTACCGATGGGTCTCTCCCAGTACCGCCTCGCCAAGGAGATCGGCGTGCCGGCACAGCACATCGGCGAGATCGTCGCCGGTAGGCGCGCGATCACCGCGGACACCGATCTGCGCCTCTGCAGGTTCTTCGGCTTGTCCAACGGCTACTGGCTCCGCGCCCAGGCAGCCTACGATACCGAGGTGGGCGCGAAGCCGCACACGGCGTGA
- a CDS encoding oligosaccharide flippase family protein, translating to MFKEIKRAFKDTTVYGLGSMLPKAAGIILVPIYTRFLLPADYGLMSLATMVTSMVGTIMLVGQNGSLTLYFRATQTEGNEEEIRSLLFSVVAFVMLFAGVLFGLAMVFGPAAAPHLIRSKAFTFNPYLVVALSTAYLGLPLALLQAVNRARGQAATHTAFQLTSFALNTAFTLYFVVAVRQGALGSLKGTLAAAMLLALPALVLLAREMRPAFSWKWLRRSLVFGLPLVPHFFAGWILTFADRYMLERYTSLREVGLYSLAYNISMVMNLVSVAINQAWGPIYYDLAGREDGRKMLPRLTTVYAAVVTAAGMAFMLLARELLLFLAASRYHEAAGVVPIVVAGYWGFAMYSVLSTGIFYAKKTGWVPLISAIAAVFNIGLNWWLIPRYGMFAAAWNTFAAYLLMAAISRVVSGRFSPVGFEDARLAKTAAIFLGVFAAGLGVTSLGLPLLATIALKLVVLVIGLAAFVALDVITPRELRQTLDCVRARRGRLAPDEEAALAAQSEETAGHTADDTGFEHGER from the coding sequence GTGTTCAAGGAGATCAAGCGCGCCTTCAAGGACACCACGGTCTACGGCCTGGGGAGCATGCTCCCGAAGGCCGCGGGCATCATCCTCGTCCCCATCTACACTCGCTTCCTGCTCCCGGCCGACTACGGCCTCATGTCGCTCGCCACGATGGTCACGTCGATGGTCGGCACCATCATGCTCGTCGGGCAGAACGGCTCGCTGACGCTGTACTTCCGCGCGACGCAGACGGAAGGGAACGAAGAGGAGATCCGCTCCCTGCTCTTCAGCGTCGTCGCGTTCGTGATGCTCTTCGCGGGCGTGCTCTTCGGGCTCGCGATGGTATTCGGACCCGCCGCCGCCCCGCATCTCATCCGCTCGAAGGCGTTCACGTTCAACCCGTACCTGGTCGTCGCGCTGTCGACGGCGTACCTGGGCTTGCCGCTCGCACTGCTGCAGGCGGTCAACCGCGCGCGCGGGCAGGCGGCGACGCACACAGCGTTCCAGCTGACGAGCTTCGCGCTCAACACCGCCTTCACGCTCTACTTCGTCGTGGCGGTGCGCCAAGGGGCGCTCGGGAGTCTCAAGGGCACGCTCGCCGCGGCGATGCTGCTTGCGCTGCCCGCGCTCGTCCTGCTCGCGCGCGAGATGCGGCCGGCGTTCTCGTGGAAGTGGCTGCGCCGCTCGCTCGTCTTCGGCCTCCCGCTGGTGCCGCACTTCTTCGCGGGCTGGATACTCACCTTCGCCGACCGCTACATGCTCGAGCGCTACACCTCGTTGCGCGAGGTCGGCCTCTACTCGCTCGCCTACAACATCAGCATGGTGATGAACCTGGTCTCGGTCGCGATCAACCAGGCGTGGGGGCCGATCTACTACGACCTCGCCGGCCGCGAGGACGGGCGCAAGATGCTGCCGAGGCTCACCACCGTGTACGCGGCGGTCGTGACGGCGGCGGGCATGGCGTTCATGCTCCTCGCTCGCGAGCTGCTGCTCTTCCTCGCCGCGAGCCGGTACCACGAGGCCGCCGGCGTCGTGCCGATCGTCGTCGCCGGGTACTGGGGCTTCGCGATGTATTCGGTCTTGTCGACCGGCATCTTCTACGCGAAGAAGACCGGCTGGGTGCCGCTCATCTCGGCTATCGCCGCAGTTTTCAACATCGGGCTGAACTGGTGGCTCATCCCGCGCTACGGCATGTTCGCCGCGGCATGGAACACCTTCGCCGCCTACCTGCTGATGGCCGCGATCTCCCGCGTGGTGAGTGGGCGGTTCTCGCCGGTCGGATTCGAGGACGCGCGCCTCGCGAAGACCGCCGCGATCTTCCTCGGCGTCTTCGCCGCCGGTCTCGGCGTCACATCTCTCGGGCTCCCGCTGCTCGCGACGATCGCGCTGAAGCTCGTCGTCCTCGTGATCGGTCTCGCCGCGTTCGTGGCGCTCGACGTCATCACCCCGCGCGAGCTGCGGCAGACGCTCGACTGCGTGCGGGCGCGCCGCGGGCGGCTCGCCCCCGACGAGGAGGCCGCGCTGGCGGCGCAGTCCGAGGAGACCGCCGGCCACACGGCGGACGACACCGGCTTCGAGCACGGGGAGCGCTAG
- a CDS encoding LegC family aminotransferase, protein MSDAPFLPLSEPVLGGNEWRYVKECLDTGWVSTAGRFVTAFEDSMCDRTGAPNAVACQSGSAALHVALLSLGVGPGDEVIVPTITFIASVNAVAYTGASPVFMDCDGFMDIDPAKVAGFLESECERTDRGVVDRATGCVVKAIMPVHVFGNPCDMVSLLEIADVWGLPVVEDAAESIGSTWTAGPLAGRHTGSVGTFGAFSFNGNKIITSGGGGMLVSPDAALAQHARHLTTQAKADTVRYIHDEVGYNYRLTNVQAAIGLAQLELLDRYIKVKRENHAAYVDALQSVPGVSVLGVPEGTSSNHWFYSVLIEPDEAGADREKVMAALHEEGIQSRPVWELNHRQAPYRAARAWGIERAQWFWERVLNVPCSTNLTRTDVERVARVVRDVCRG, encoded by the coding sequence ATGTCTGACGCGCCGTTCCTCCCGCTGAGCGAGCCCGTGCTCGGCGGCAACGAATGGAGATACGTCAAGGAGTGCCTCGACACCGGTTGGGTCTCGACCGCCGGCCGCTTCGTGACCGCCTTCGAGGACTCGATGTGCGACCGAACGGGCGCGCCGAACGCCGTGGCGTGCCAGAGCGGCTCGGCCGCGCTGCACGTGGCGCTCCTCTCTCTCGGCGTCGGTCCCGGCGACGAGGTCATCGTCCCGACGATCACCTTCATCGCGAGCGTGAACGCCGTCGCTTACACCGGCGCGTCGCCGGTCTTCATGGACTGCGACGGCTTCATGGACATCGACCCGGCGAAGGTGGCGGGCTTCCTCGAGTCCGAGTGCGAGAGGACGGACCGCGGCGTGGTCGATCGCGCGACCGGGTGCGTCGTCAAGGCGATCATGCCGGTGCACGTCTTCGGCAATCCGTGCGACATGGTCTCCCTGCTCGAGATCGCCGACGTCTGGGGGCTGCCGGTCGTCGAGGACGCCGCTGAGTCGATCGGCTCGACGTGGACCGCGGGCCCGCTCGCGGGACGCCATACCGGCTCGGTCGGGACCTTCGGGGCCTTCTCGTTCAACGGGAACAAGATCATCACCTCGGGCGGCGGCGGCATGCTCGTCAGCCCGGACGCGGCTCTCGCCCAGCACGCGCGACACCTCACGACGCAGGCGAAGGCCGACACGGTCCGCTACATCCACGACGAGGTCGGCTACAACTACCGCCTAACCAACGTCCAGGCCGCGATCGGCCTCGCGCAGCTCGAGCTGCTCGACCGCTACATCAAGGTGAAACGGGAGAACCACGCGGCGTATGTCGATGCGCTCCAGAGCGTGCCGGGGGTATCGGTGCTCGGGGTGCCCGAGGGGACGAGCTCGAACCACTGGTTCTACTCGGTGCTCATCGAGCCGGACGAGGCGGGAGCCGATCGCGAGAAGGTCATGGCCGCGCTGCACGAGGAGGGCATACAGAGCCGCCCCGTCTGGGAGCTCAACCATCGCCAGGCGCCGTACCGTGCCGCGCGTGCGTGGGGCATAGAACGGGCACAGTGGTTCTGGGAGCGCGTGCTGAACGTCCCGTGCAGCACGAACCTCACAAGGACCGACGTCGAACGCGTCGCGCGGGTCGTGCGCGACGTCTGCCGCGGCTAG